From Chryseobacterium sp. H1D6B, a single genomic window includes:
- a CDS encoding BlaI/MecI/CopY family transcriptional regulator has product MKEIKLTDSEKGIMEILWEKEKVFMKDILELYPEPKPASTTIATLLKRMQNKDLVGYKLYGNSREYYPKVAKGEYFKEEMTSMIDRFFNSSVTQFASFFTSNSKLSQKQLKELRDIIDEKINE; this is encoded by the coding sequence ATGAAAGAAATAAAATTAACAGATTCTGAGAAAGGAATTATGGAAATTCTTTGGGAAAAAGAAAAAGTTTTCATGAAAGATATTTTAGAATTATATCCAGAACCTAAACCCGCATCAACAACTATTGCAACTCTTTTGAAAAGAATGCAGAACAAAGACCTGGTAGGGTACAAATTGTATGGAAATTCTCGTGAATACTATCCTAAAGTAGCAAAAGGAGAATATTTCAAAGAAGAAATGACTTCTATGATTGACCGTTTTTTCAATAGTTCAGTGACACAGTTTGCATCGTTTTTTACTTCAAACTCCAAATTATCCCAAAAACAGTTGAAAGAATTAAGAGACATTATTGATGAAAAAATAAATGAGTAG
- a CDS encoding FAD-dependent monooxygenase — MNKIAIIGAGISGLSMANYLEKYNIDYHIYERRKKDDLAGHGFLLPQEGIEYLSHIVDENTLFKEGNFLKKYIHYSHTGRVISERKLENVFVISRRSLINILSHNIPSDKISYEKTITFCDTKKGKLKYPDGSYINSDIVVVSDGSKSRIRKEIFKNEVMNSVRDNEVVNIIENKEIADRIENNFMKFHHEDGGLTFGILKLSDAKVLWYSQFDSLKYQINEDCSVENLKRYTQKIFADWHPLVSSIVNGSSYENIHLWRVYELEKLNKFHQDNIVFIGDAAHPLIPFTSQGVTSALKDAFILTKLLLEEKNPEEVFRKYEEERKPEIEFHIKNGRTLLEQFLLPLDQQKENILPISYK, encoded by the coding sequence ATGAACAAAATTGCTATCATAGGCGCCGGTATTTCTGGCTTAAGCATGGCGAACTATCTGGAAAAATACAATATAGATTATCATATTTATGAAAGAAGAAAAAAAGACGATTTAGCGGGTCACGGCTTTTTACTTCCTCAAGAAGGCATTGAATATCTTTCGCATATTGTTGATGAAAATACACTTTTCAAAGAAGGGAATTTTTTAAAAAAATATATCCACTACTCCCATACAGGCAGAGTAATTTCTGAAAGAAAATTAGAGAATGTTTTTGTGATTTCCAGAAGATCACTCATTAATATTTTAAGTCATAATATTCCTTCTGATAAAATTTCTTATGAAAAAACAATTACATTTTGTGACACAAAAAAAGGGAAATTAAAATACCCAGACGGTTCTTATATTAATTCCGACATTGTGGTTGTTTCTGACGGCTCTAAAAGCAGGATCAGAAAAGAAATATTTAAAAATGAGGTCATGAATTCTGTTCGTGACAACGAAGTTGTAAATATTATTGAAAATAAAGAGATCGCAGACCGCATTGAAAATAATTTCATGAAATTTCACCATGAAGACGGCGGACTTACTTTTGGTATTTTAAAGCTTTCAGATGCTAAAGTTCTTTGGTATTCACAGTTTGACAGCCTGAAATATCAAATAAATGAAGATTGTTCTGTAGAAAACCTGAAAAGATACACCCAAAAAATTTTTGCAGACTGGCACCCTTTAGTTTCTTCCATTGTAAACGGGTCAAGCTATGAAAATATTCATTTATGGCGTGTTTATGAATTGGAAAAACTGAATAAATTTCATCAAGACAACATCGTTTTTATCGGTGATGCTGCGCACCCTTTAATTCCATTTACAAGCCAGGGCGTCACTTCGGCTTTAAAAGATGCTTTTATCCTCACAAAGCTTTTATTAGAAGAAAAAAATCCCGAAGAAGTCTTCAGAAAATATGAGGAGGAAAGGAAACCAGAAATCGAATTTCACATAAAAAATGGGAGAACATTACTAGAACAGTTCTTACTCCCTCTGGACCAGCAGAAAGAAAATATTTTACCAATCTCTTATAAATAA
- a CDS encoding pyridoxal phosphate-dependent aminotransferase, whose amino-acid sequence MFNNNDINFEALKRKAYNGRWAVLEEGIIPLTAADPDFRTAPEIEQGIIEYIKDGYLSYGSFAGLPEFKKNTAKHFNTEKKGNFGPENVLAVNSAAQGMFLIAKYVLKPGDEAIILDPVDFLFKKSVEAVGGIVKLCPVDSKTGGIDFDTLVSLIGPKTKLISICNPHNPLGKIYSKDVLKKISEIASAHDVWVMSDEIWSDIIYDNAEFHTYSSVSEEAKTKSFTVYGFSKSFGIAGLRIGAVLCNDQEILEDFTEKSNFNSTIEGVSTLSQIAASTALEKAKPWFKGFLNHLQHNRNTAYNILKDSEILTPTLPEATFVLFPKIENGLSSDEFAQHVLKQGKAAVVPGSERWFGKGAEGHIRICFSTSEEILTEGLNRIINSF is encoded by the coding sequence ATGTTTAATAATAACGATATTAATTTTGAGGCTCTAAAAAGAAAAGCATACAATGGAAGATGGGCCGTTTTGGAAGAAGGAATTATCCCTCTGACTGCTGCAGATCCAGATTTCAGAACTGCACCTGAAATTGAGCAGGGAATTATAGAATACATAAAAGACGGCTATTTAAGCTACGGTTCGTTTGCAGGACTTCCGGAATTTAAAAAAAATACAGCAAAGCACTTTAACACTGAGAAAAAGGGAAATTTTGGCCCTGAAAATGTTCTGGCCGTGAACAGCGCCGCACAGGGAATGTTTTTAATTGCAAAATATGTTTTGAAACCCGGAGATGAAGCCATCATTTTAGATCCGGTGGATTTTTTGTTTAAAAAATCTGTAGAAGCTGTAGGCGGTATTGTAAAATTATGTCCCGTAGATTCTAAAACCGGCGGTATAGATTTTGACACATTGGTTTCTTTAATCGGGCCAAAAACAAAATTGATCAGCATCTGCAATCCGCACAATCCACTGGGGAAAATTTATTCGAAAGATGTTTTAAAAAAGATTTCAGAAATAGCTTCTGCTCATGATGTATGGGTAATGAGTGATGAGATCTGGAGCGACATTATTTATGACAATGCTGAATTCCATACTTATTCTTCCGTTTCGGAAGAAGCAAAGACCAAAAGCTTTACGGTGTATGGCTTTTCAAAATCTTTTGGTATAGCCGGTCTGAGAATTGGTGCCGTTTTATGTAATGATCAGGAGATCCTTGAAGATTTCACAGAAAAATCAAATTTCAATTCTACGATAGAGGGAGTCTCCACGTTATCTCAAATTGCAGCCAGCACTGCTCTAGAAAAAGCAAAACCTTGGTTCAAAGGCTTTTTGAATCATTTACAGCATAATAGAAATACAGCCTACAACATTCTTAAGGATTCTGAAATACTGACCCCGACTCTTCCAGAGGCCACTTTTGTCTTATTTCCGAAGATCGAAAATGGATTATCCAGCGATGAATTTGCCCAGCATGTTTTAAAACAGGGAAAAGCTGCTGTCGTTCCAGGCTCCGAAAGATGGTTTGGAAAAGGAGCTGAAGGCCATATAAGAATCTGCTTTTCAACTTCAGAAGAAATTTTAACAGAAGGACTGAATAGAATAATCAACAGTTTTTAG
- a CDS encoding M56 family metallopeptidase translates to METYFFKVIFASGICAVFYYLFLEKEKTLKFNRFFLISSLLFAYLFPFMKIDIEEHKEILEPILYSEKFEQINITPSIEQNSFNWLYIVYFVYAAVTAFLLIRFVIHLITIKTLQGRTLIYNNIKIKVVEKNIPPFSFLNTFYISENHYNNGNLDEKICLHEKNHIENKHSWDLILIEILTAFNWFNPSLYFYKKALVDNHEFSADEYVLKYSGDIQSYQKLILKEIKETQKLNLVHQFYFNSIKKRFIMMKKQINTQSKWKNYLSLPLFIVMAGFTVQKVNALNRSSLENSLVSNFQNTADENRTGAQKPSKEELETKIPSTKQDASVSSFKTVSDTIRPKKGKVKSTNEENLLPPPPHSAVLVDAAFPGGIDKLRTKIASTFDSGALKDKKGIMKTTAYLQIDETGKVKQVIASGNNDDFNNEIIRSITAANNDTAWKPATSDGKPRTAVFKLPVMMNFE, encoded by the coding sequence ATGGAAACTTATTTTTTTAAAGTAATTTTTGCTTCTGGAATATGTGCGGTCTTTTATTATTTATTTTTAGAAAAAGAAAAGACATTAAAATTTAACCGTTTCTTTCTTATTTCTTCCCTTCTTTTTGCCTATCTATTTCCATTTATGAAAATAGATATTGAAGAGCACAAAGAAATTCTTGAACCGATTCTTTACAGCGAAAAATTTGAGCAGATTAACATTACTCCGTCTATTGAACAAAATTCATTCAATTGGTTATATATTGTTTATTTTGTTTATGCTGCAGTTACTGCATTCCTTTTAATAAGATTTGTTATTCATCTTATTACAATCAAAACTCTGCAAGGCAGGACGCTTATTTATAACAATATAAAAATCAAGGTAGTAGAGAAAAATATTCCGCCTTTTAGTTTTTTAAATACATTTTACATCAGCGAAAACCATTATAACAATGGAAATCTGGATGAAAAAATATGTCTTCATGAGAAAAACCATATTGAAAATAAACACTCATGGGATTTGATATTAATAGAAATACTGACAGCATTTAATTGGTTTAACCCAAGTCTGTATTTTTATAAAAAAGCATTAGTAGATAATCATGAATTTTCGGCGGATGAATATGTTTTAAAATATTCCGGTGATATTCAATCTTATCAAAAACTGATCTTAAAAGAAATCAAAGAAACTCAAAAACTGAATCTCGTCCATCAATTTTATTTCAACAGCATCAAAAAAAGATTTATTATGATGAAAAAACAAATCAACACACAGTCAAAATGGAAAAATTACTTAAGTCTTCCATTGTTTATCGTAATGGCAGGTTTTACGGTACAAAAAGTAAATGCACTTAACAGAAGTTCTTTAGAAAACAGCTTGGTTTCTAATTTTCAAAACACGGCCGATGAAAACAGAACAGGTGCGCAGAAACCTTCAAAGGAAGAGCTCGAAACTAAAATTCCATCAACAAAACAGGATGCCAGCGTAAGTTCTTTCAAAACGGTTTCAGATACAATCCGTCCGAAAAAAGGAAAGGTTAAAAGCACAAATGAAGAAAACCTTCTGCCTCCCCCGCCTCACTCTGCAGTTCTTGTGGATGCAGCATTTCCCGGCGGAATAGATAAGCTCCGTACAAAAATCGCTTCTACTTTTGATTCAGGGGCATTAAAAGACAAAAAAGGGATAATGAAAACTACAGCTTATCTGCAGATAGATGAAACTGGAAAAGTCAAGCAGGTTATCGCCTCAGGAAACAATGATGATTTTAATAATGAAATTATCCGTTCAATAACAGCCGCAAATAATGATACAGCATGGAAACCTGCAACCAGTGACGGAAAACCCAGAACTGCAGTCTTCAAACTTCCGGTGATGATGAATTTTGAATAA
- a CDS encoding DUF3820 family protein produces the protein MNPEILKEICVMKMPFGKHEGTILADLPISYLEWFNRTGMPKGKLGMQLATIYEIKLNGLMDLLTPLRGGTGNYKKPVNKTYKF, from the coding sequence ATAAACCCAGAAATATTAAAAGAAATTTGTGTCATGAAGATGCCGTTCGGAAAACATGAAGGGACGATTCTTGCTGACCTGCCGATAAGCTATCTTGAATGGTTCAACAGAACAGGAATGCCTAAAGGAAAGCTGGGAATGCAGCTGGCGACCATCTATGAAATTAAACTCAATGGTTTAATGGATTTATTAACACCGCTTCGGGGAGGAACGGGAAATTATAAAAAACCCGTCAATAAGACTTACAAATTTTAA
- a CDS encoding PQQ-dependent sugar dehydrogenase: protein MRFNNFYIPALSLFLFLGSCKKSSAQEISKDGSVETEKPNSNYKPAFKGQTRITAINTSTPYKVEILNKELGRPWGIINLPDGRFLITEKSGFMNVVSKDGKQISKISGFPKVDSRGQGGMLDVALDPDFKNNNLIYFSFSEPFEKGNLTSIAKGKLSSDFKNIENVKVIFRALPSYDGKLHYGSRLAFDKEGYLYVSAGERSDKVTRALAQKTDNYLGKIMKITTDGKPAPGNPFIGKEGFKPEIYAYGIRNPQGLAFDPNGNLWDAEMGPRGGDEINLIQSGKNYGWGDVTYGIEYSGEKVGKGITQKEGTEQPVYYWDPVISPSGITFYTGNIDEWKGNLFIGCLSGEHINRLVMKNNKVIGEERLLADQNERFRDVLNGIDGSLYAVTDSGKLYKISKK, encoded by the coding sequence ATGAGATTCAATAATTTTTATATTCCAGCCTTAAGTCTTTTTTTGTTTTTGGGGTCATGCAAAAAGAGCAGTGCGCAAGAAATCAGCAAAGATGGAAGCGTAGAAACTGAAAAGCCAAATTCTAATTATAAACCCGCATTTAAAGGGCAGACAAGAATTACAGCCATTAACACATCAACTCCTTATAAAGTTGAGATCCTGAATAAAGAGCTTGGCAGACCCTGGGGGATTATCAATCTTCCTGACGGAAGATTTTTGATCACAGAAAAGAGTGGTTTTATGAATGTTGTATCAAAGGATGGAAAACAAATTTCAAAAATATCAGGATTTCCAAAAGTAGATTCAAGAGGGCAGGGCGGAATGCTGGATGTTGCTCTTGATCCGGACTTTAAAAATAATAATCTCATTTATTTTAGTTTCTCAGAACCTTTTGAAAAAGGGAACTTGACTTCCATAGCCAAAGGAAAACTTTCCAGCGATTTTAAAAATATTGAAAATGTAAAGGTTATTTTTCGTGCATTACCTTCTTATGATGGGAAACTTCATTATGGCAGCAGGCTGGCTTTTGATAAAGAAGGATATTTATATGTAAGTGCGGGAGAAAGATCGGATAAAGTGACAAGAGCACTGGCGCAGAAAACCGATAATTATTTAGGGAAAATAATGAAAATCACTACAGATGGAAAGCCGGCTCCGGGAAATCCATTTATAGGGAAAGAAGGATTTAAGCCTGAAATTTATGCATACGGAATAAGAAATCCGCAGGGTCTGGCGTTTGATCCAAACGGAAATCTATGGGATGCGGAAATGGGACCACGGGGAGGTGATGAAATTAATTTAATTCAGTCCGGTAAAAATTACGGCTGGGGTGATGTGACATACGGAATTGAATACTCGGGAGAAAAAGTAGGGAAGGGTATTACCCAGAAAGAAGGAACAGAACAGCCGGTTTATTATTGGGACCCAGTGATTTCGCCAAGCGGTATTACTTTTTATACAGGAAATATTGATGAGTGGAAAGGAAACTTATTTATTGGCTGTCTGAGTGGTGAACATATTAACAGACTTGTCATGAAAAATAATAAAGTTATAGGAGAGGAGCGTCTTTTAGCTGATCAAAATGAAAGATTTAGAGATGTTCTGAATGGCATTGATGGAAGCCTTTATGCAGTTACAGACAGCGGAAAACTATATAAAATTTCAAAGAAATAA
- a CDS encoding TonB-dependent receptor, with protein MKIKYLSVIFLGTASVLYSQEVKDTISKETKIEEVAITGSRNKKRTVIDTPVPIDVIDIKQVSQSTGQVEVNQLLQFAAPSFNSNKQSGSDGADAVDPATLRGLGPDQTLLLLNGKRYHQSSLINLFGTKGRGNTGSDMNTIPIGAIKRIEVLRDGASAQYGSDAIAGVINVILNDRNKGFEGNAFYGMNLFKSPGNHDVVSDRKIDGNTFDFSGNYGTKIGSKGGFGNFTAEFINKEYAIRNANPAIYEAPRQRFGDAKSQNFYFFGNIEVPLSDNLKLYSRQGFSNRNTKAYAWTRSADADGNIPEVYPNGFNPIQNTSIMDFTFDNGLKFKVADWDVDFYNAFGSNRFTYEIDHTINATLGVNSPTTFNAGGHSLLQNTTGFNAAKQFSVLEGLNIAFGSEFRYEKFNIIKGEESSYAMYDINGNIVTADTPSNLLVTNPLSGDIRPGGSQGFPGYSQEVNKSRNNFSAYVDTELDITKNWMISVAGRFENYNDFGSTINGKFATRYAFTPQFAFRGSVSTGFRAPSLAQKYYSLQFTNFQAGNLVTVQLASNDSDLAKAVGIPQLKQETSVNGSAGFTYNSRKFTATVDGYYIKVKDRIVLTGYFSQDDDVIGALLAANHIDQAQFFTNAIDTRTKGVDVILSYNETIGSGRLTATLAGNYNEMEITAVHTSEKLKGKEDIYLSPRERAFILASAPKTKINLSLNYKIKSFNANLQLVRFDKVTLLGYNGPDDYQIYNPKVTADLSFGYDFSKSITLTIGGKNVFNRYPTLQTTQVSTGNTESGGIFDPVQMGFAGRQVFARFNFKF; from the coding sequence ATGAAAATTAAGTATCTAAGTGTTATTTTTCTTGGAACAGCATCTGTTTTATATTCGCAGGAAGTAAAAGATACAATTTCTAAAGAAACAAAAATTGAGGAAGTTGCTATTACCGGATCTAGAAACAAAAAAAGAACCGTTATAGATACTCCTGTTCCTATTGATGTGATTGACATTAAACAGGTGAGCCAGTCTACGGGGCAGGTAGAAGTAAATCAGCTCCTGCAGTTTGCGGCTCCCTCATTTAATTCTAATAAACAATCCGGATCAGACGGTGCAGATGCAGTAGATCCAGCAACGTTAAGAGGTTTGGGGCCGGATCAGACTTTATTGCTGCTTAATGGAAAAAGATACCATCAATCTTCTCTTATTAATCTTTTCGGAACAAAAGGAAGAGGCAATACAGGATCTGATATGAACACTATTCCTATCGGTGCTATTAAAAGAATTGAGGTTCTCCGCGACGGAGCTTCTGCACAGTATGGCTCGGATGCCATTGCAGGAGTAATTAATGTAATTTTAAATGACAGAAATAAAGGATTTGAAGGAAATGCTTTCTATGGAATGAATCTTTTTAAAAGTCCTGGAAATCACGATGTTGTTTCTGACCGCAAGATAGACGGAAACACCTTTGATTTCAGCGGTAATTATGGAACAAAAATAGGATCAAAAGGAGGATTTGGAAACTTCACCGCAGAATTCATCAATAAAGAATATGCCATTAGAAATGCCAATCCCGCTATTTATGAGGCACCGAGACAGCGCTTTGGAGATGCTAAATCTCAAAATTTTTACTTTTTTGGAAACATCGAAGTCCCTTTGTCTGACAATCTAAAACTCTACTCACGGCAGGGTTTCTCCAACAGGAATACCAAAGCATATGCATGGACGAGAAGTGCAGATGCAGATGGAAATATTCCTGAAGTTTATCCTAATGGATTCAATCCTATTCAAAATACAAGTATAATGGATTTCACTTTTGATAATGGATTAAAATTCAAAGTCGCCGACTGGGATGTAGACTTCTACAATGCTTTTGGAAGCAATAGATTTACTTATGAAATCGATCATACAATCAATGCAACTTTAGGAGTAAATTCTCCAACGACTTTTAATGCAGGCGGTCATTCTTTACTGCAGAATACAACAGGATTTAATGCGGCAAAACAATTCAGTGTACTGGAAGGATTAAATATTGCTTTCGGTTCAGAATTCAGATATGAGAAATTTAATATTATAAAAGGAGAAGAATCGTCTTATGCCATGTATGACATTAATGGAAATATTGTGACAGCAGACACTCCTTCAAACTTACTGGTAACCAACCCTCTAAGCGGAGACATAAGACCCGGCGGATCACAAGGTTTTCCAGGATATTCTCAGGAAGTAAATAAAAGCAGAAACAACTTTTCAGCATATGTAGACACCGAGCTTGATATAACCAAAAATTGGATGATAAGCGTTGCTGGAAGATTTGAAAATTATAATGATTTCGGCAGCACGATCAATGGAAAATTTGCCACCAGATATGCCTTTACACCACAGTTTGCTTTCCGGGGATCAGTTTCTACCGGATTCAGAGCACCTTCTTTAGCCCAGAAATATTACAGCCTGCAGTTCACTAATTTTCAGGCGGGCAACTTGGTTACCGTTCAGCTTGCTTCTAATGACAGCGACCTTGCAAAAGCAGTCGGGATTCCTCAGCTGAAACAGGAAACATCTGTAAATGGAAGTGCCGGATTTACTTACAACAGCAGAAAATTCACCGCTACAGTGGATGGATATTACATTAAGGTAAAAGACAGAATTGTACTGACCGGTTATTTTTCTCAGGACGATGATGTGATAGGAGCCCTTTTAGCAGCCAATCATATTGATCAGGCTCAATTTTTCACCAATGCTATTGACACCAGAACAAAAGGGGTGGATGTTATACTAAGTTATAACGAAACGATCGGTTCAGGGAGGCTTACCGCCACTTTAGCGGGAAATTATAATGAAATGGAAATTACGGCCGTACACACTTCAGAAAAACTAAAAGGCAAAGAGGACATTTATCTAAGTCCAAGGGAACGAGCTTTTATATTGGCATCGGCACCTAAAACAAAAATTAATTTAAGCCTGAATTATAAAATAAAAAGCTTTAATGCCAATCTTCAGCTAGTGAGATTTGATAAAGTGACCCTGCTGGGCTACAACGGCCCTGATGATTATCAGATCTACAATCCAAAAGTTACCGCTGATTTATCTTTTGGATATGACTTCTCTAAAAGTATTACCCTGACCATTGGAGGAAAAAACGTATTCAACAGATATCCTACGCTGCAGACAACCCAGGTTTCAACAGGAAATACCGAATCCGGGGGTATTTTTGATCCTGTACAGATGGGATTTGCCGGAAGACAGGTTTTCGCAAGATTCAATTTTAAATTTTAG
- the uvrB gene encoding excinuclease ABC subunit UvrB, producing the protein MKFNLQSEYKPTGDQPQAIEKLTEGIEIGEKYQTLLGVTGSGKTFTVANVVQNVQRPTIVMAHNKTLAAQLFMEFKEFFPDNAIEYFVSYYDYYQPEAYIATTGTYIEKDLSINEEVEKLRLSAIASLLSGRRDVLIVASVSCIYGVGNPAEFHKSLISLEIGEKTTRTALLHSLVNALYARTLNEFQRGTFRVKGDVIDVFPAYTDNAVRIQFFGDEIEKIHSFDPVTGNTIESFDQIQIYPANLFVTSKETLNGAIRSIQDDMVKQVDFFHSIEKPLEAKRLQERTELDLEMIKELGYCSGIENYSRYLDGRLPGSRPFCLLDYFPKDFLMVIDESHVTVPQVHAMYGGDRSRKEALVEYGFRLPAAMDNRPLKFDEFEVIQNQVIYVSATPADYELEKTGGTYVEQLIRPTGLLDPVIEVRPSQNQIDDLMEEIQKRSDADERVLVTTLTKKMAEELTKYFTKFGIRTRYIHSDVETLERIQIMQDLRLGLFDVLIGVNLLREGLDLPEVSLVAILDADKEGMLRSRRSMIQTIGRAARNINGKAILYADKMTKSMQAAIDETNYRREKQIKYNTDNGKVPTALNKKISENLVGRSKDFPDEKYTQKQLLQKVAEVKATYASEDVEKMIAQKQKEMEGAAKNLDFIKAAKLRDEITALKG; encoded by the coding sequence ATGAAATTCAATCTTCAATCAGAATATAAACCAACCGGAGATCAGCCTCAGGCTATTGAAAAACTTACCGAAGGAATAGAGATCGGTGAGAAATACCAGACTTTATTGGGGGTTACGGGTTCGGGGAAAACCTTTACTGTTGCTAATGTAGTCCAAAACGTTCAGAGGCCTACAATCGTTATGGCACACAACAAAACACTGGCCGCACAGCTCTTCATGGAGTTCAAAGAATTCTTTCCTGACAATGCTATTGAATATTTTGTAAGTTACTACGACTATTATCAGCCCGAGGCCTATATTGCCACAACAGGAACCTACATAGAAAAAGATTTGAGCATTAACGAAGAAGTTGAAAAGCTGCGCCTTTCTGCGATTGCAAGTCTGCTTTCTGGAAGACGTGATGTTTTAATTGTAGCTTCTGTTTCTTGTATTTATGGGGTGGGAAATCCCGCCGAATTTCATAAATCACTAATATCTCTAGAAATTGGTGAAAAAACGACAAGAACGGCCCTTCTTCATTCCTTAGTTAATGCATTGTATGCCAGAACACTTAATGAGTTCCAAAGAGGTACATTTCGTGTAAAAGGAGACGTTATTGATGTTTTCCCAGCTTACACTGATAATGCGGTGAGAATCCAGTTCTTTGGAGATGAAATTGAAAAAATCCACAGCTTTGATCCTGTTACAGGAAACACAATAGAAAGTTTTGACCAGATCCAGATTTATCCAGCAAACCTTTTTGTAACTTCAAAAGAAACCTTAAACGGGGCAATCAGAAGCATTCAGGATGACATGGTAAAACAGGTTGATTTCTTCCATTCTATTGAAAAACCTTTAGAAGCTAAAAGATTACAGGAAAGAACAGAGCTTGACCTCGAAATGATAAAAGAACTTGGCTACTGTTCTGGAATAGAAAACTATTCAAGATATTTAGACGGAAGACTACCCGGATCAAGGCCTTTCTGCCTTCTTGATTATTTCCCAAAAGATTTCCTTATGGTCATAGATGAAAGCCATGTTACCGTTCCTCAGGTACACGCAATGTATGGAGGCGACCGAAGCAGAAAAGAAGCATTGGTCGAATACGGCTTCAGACTCCCTGCTGCAATGGACAACAGGCCTTTAAAATTTGATGAATTTGAAGTTATCCAGAACCAGGTTATCTATGTTTCAGCAACCCCTGCAGATTACGAATTAGAAAAAACCGGAGGAACGTATGTAGAGCAGCTTATCCGCCCTACTGGTCTTTTAGATCCAGTAATTGAAGTAAGGCCAAGCCAGAACCAGATCGATGATTTAATGGAAGAGATCCAAAAAAGATCTGACGCTGATGAAAGGGTTTTAGTAACCACTTTAACCAAGAAAATGGCGGAAGAACTTACGAAATACTTTACAAAATTCGGGATCAGAACAAGATATATCCACTCTGATGTAGAAACCTTGGAACGTATCCAGATCATGCAGGATCTTCGTCTAGGGCTTTTTGATGTTCTAATCGGCGTCAATCTTTTAAGGGAAGGTCTAGATTTACCAGAAGTTTCATTAGTTGCCATTTTAGATGCAGACAAGGAAGGAATGCTGAGAAGCAGAAGATCAATGATACAAACCATCGGCCGTGCGGCAAGAAATATTAACGGGAAGGCTATTCTATATGCTGATAAAATGACAAAATCTATGCAGGCAGCAATAGATGAAACCAACTACCGCCGTGAAAAACAGATTAAGTATAATACAGACAACGGCAAGGTTCCAACAGCTTTAAACAAAAAAATCTCCGAAAATCTGGTAGGAAGAAGTAAAGATTTCCCAGATGAAAAATATACTCAAAAACAACTCTTACAAAAAGTTGCTGAAGTAAAAGCAACCTACGCCAGTGAAGACGTTGAAAAAATGATCGCACAAAAGCAGAAAGAAATGGAAGGGGCCGCTAAAAATCTTGATTTCATAAAAGCAGCAAAACTACGTGATGAAATTACAGCATTGAAAGGGTAA